Proteins from a genomic interval of Lelliottia amnigena:
- the hemX gene encoding hemX domain-containing protein, with the protein MTEQEKSSAVVEETKETVEIAPQPETTEKTVEKKNGNNKTSLALSAIAIAIALAAGVGLYGVVKKQATNQSATSDALVNQITALQKAQETQKAELESVIKQQSTQLAEANTKQEELTKQLGEVQEKVATISGTDAKTWLLSQADFLVKLAGRKLWSDQDVTTAAALLKSADASLADMNDPSLITARRAITEDIASLGAVSQVDYDGIILKVNQLSNQIDNLRLADNNDDDTPMDSDGTELSSSLREWRINLQKSWQNFMDSFITVRRRDETAVPLLAPNQDVYLRENIRSRLLVAAQAVPRHQEETYKQALDNVSTWVRAYYDTSDATTTAFLDDVDKLSQQNITMNVPDQLESQPILEKLMQTRVRNLLAQPGVAAQQDAAAPAPESAPQGE; encoded by the coding sequence ATGACGGAACAAGAAAAATCCTCCGCCGTGGTTGAAGAGACCAAGGAGACTGTGGAGATTGCGCCACAGCCAGAGACGACTGAGAAAACAGTTGAGAAGAAAAACGGCAATAACAAAACCAGTCTGGCGCTGAGCGCTATCGCCATCGCCATTGCGCTGGCGGCAGGCGTTGGCTTGTATGGCGTGGTGAAGAAACAGGCGACAAATCAGTCGGCGACCAGCGATGCGCTGGTGAATCAGATAACGGCCCTGCAAAAAGCGCAAGAAACGCAGAAAGCCGAGCTGGAAAGCGTGATTAAGCAGCAATCAACGCAGCTTGCCGAAGCGAATACGAAGCAAGAAGAGCTGACCAAACAGCTTGGTGAAGTTCAAGAAAAAGTCGCGACGATTTCTGGAACGGATGCCAAAACCTGGCTGCTTTCGCAGGCGGATTTCCTGGTGAAACTGGCCGGGCGCAAGCTGTGGAGCGATCAGGATGTCACCACTGCTGCTGCGCTGCTGAAGAGCGCGGACGCCAGCCTGGCTGACATGAACGATCCGAGTCTTATCACCGCTCGCCGTGCCATTACCGAAGATATCGCCAGCCTGGGTGCCGTCTCGCAAGTTGATTACGACGGTATTATTCTCAAAGTAAATCAGCTGTCGAATCAGATAGATAATCTGCGTCTGGCCGATAACAACGACGACGACACCCCGATGGATTCTGACGGCACTGAGCTGTCGAGTTCCCTGAGGGAGTGGCGCATCAACCTGCAAAAAAGCTGGCAGAACTTTATGGACAGCTTCATTACTGTCCGCCGTCGTGACGAGACCGCCGTGCCGCTGTTAGCCCCAAACCAGGACGTCTATCTGCGCGAAAACATTCGTTCCCGCCTGCTGGTCGCCGCGCAGGCCGTACCGCGCCATCAGGAAGAGACGTACAAACAGGCGCTGGATAATGTGTCTACGTGGGTCCGTGCTTACTACGACACCAGCGATGCCACCACAACGGCGTTTTTGGATGACGTTGATAAGCTGAGTCAGCAGAACATCACGATGAACGTTCCGGACCAGCTCGAAAGCCAGCCAATTTTGGAAAAGCTGATGCAAACCCGCGTGCGTAACTTGCTGGCACAGCCCGGCGTTGCCGCACAGCAAGATGCAGCAGCCCCTGCGCCCGAAAGCGCGCCTCAAGGAGAGTAA
- the hemY_1 gene encoding protoheme IX biogenesis protein codes for MLKVLLLFLLLIGGIVLGPMLAGHQGYVLIQTDNYNIETSVTGW; via the coding sequence ATGTTAAAAGTCTTATTACTCTTCTTATTGTTGATCGGCGGGATCGTCTTGGGTCCCATGCTGGCAGGCCATCAAGGCTACGTGCTGATCCAGACCGATAACTACAACATCGAAACGAGCGTCACGGGCTGGTGA
- the hemY_2 gene encoding protein hemY, producing the protein MIILILTMVVLFAIEWILRHIFRTGAHTRSWFVGRKRRRARKQTEQALLKLAEGDYQQVEKLMSKNADHAEQPVVNYLLAAEAAQQRGDEMRANQHLERASELASNDQIPVEITRVRLQLARGENHAARHGVDRLLEITPRHPEVLRLAEQAYIRTGAWGSLLDIIPSIAKAEVGDDEHRDALQRQAWIGLMDQARADLGSDGLKTWWKNQSRKTRQQVPLQVAMAEHLIECDDHDTAQEIILDGLKRQYDDRLVMVIPRLKTNNPEQMEKMLRQQIKTVGDRPLLWSTLGQSLMKHGEWQEASLAFRAALKQRPDAFDYAWLADSLDKQHKPEEAAAMRRDGLLLTLQNNGSEV; encoded by the coding sequence GTGATCATCTTGATCCTCACCATGGTGGTGCTCTTTGCCATCGAATGGATCCTGCGCCATATTTTCCGCACGGGTGCACATACCCGCAGCTGGTTTGTTGGCCGCAAACGCCGTCGCGCACGCAAGCAGACCGAACAGGCGCTGCTGAAACTGGCTGAAGGCGATTATCAGCAAGTTGAAAAGCTAATGTCGAAAAACGCCGATCACGCTGAGCAGCCCGTGGTGAACTATCTGCTGGCAGCAGAAGCCGCCCAGCAGCGCGGCGATGAAATGCGTGCCAATCAGCATCTTGAGCGTGCGTCCGAACTGGCTTCTAACGACCAGATTCCGGTTGAAATCACACGCGTGCGCCTGCAGCTGGCGCGAGGTGAAAACCACGCAGCGCGTCACGGTGTAGACCGTTTGCTGGAAATCACGCCACGCCATCCGGAAGTATTGCGTCTTGCAGAGCAGGCGTATATCCGCACCGGCGCCTGGGGTTCATTGCTGGATATTATTCCTTCCATAGCGAAAGCAGAGGTGGGCGATGATGAACACCGCGATGCACTGCAACGTCAGGCGTGGATTGGCCTGATGGATCAGGCGCGTGCCGATCTGGGTAGCGACGGTCTGAAAACCTGGTGGAAAAATCAGAGCCGTAAGACGCGCCAGCAAGTTCCATTGCAGGTGGCGATGGCTGAACATCTCATCGAATGTGACGATCATGACACCGCGCAGGAGATCATTCTTGATGGTCTGAAGCGTCAGTATGACGATCGTCTGGTGATGGTGATCCCGCGTCTCAAGACCAATAATCCTGAGCAGATGGAAAAAATGTTACGCCAGCAGATCAAGACGGTAGGCGATCGTCCGCTGCTATGGAGTACGCTGGGTCAGTCGCTGATGAAGCACGGCGAATGGCAGGAGGCGAGCCTCGCCTTCCGCGCTGCGTTAAAACAGCGCCCGGATGCGTTTGATTATGCATGGCTTGCCGACTCGCTGGACAAACAGCACAAGCCAGAAGAAGCCGCAGCGATGCGTCGTGATGGCCTGCTGCTCACGTTGCAAAATAACGGCAGTGAGGTTTAA
- a CDS encoding H+ Antiporter protein, producing MNTLLYALFEALRRHRWLRMLACAFVFTSLGNGLTQVVIFGLLLSWKAPASLLTVAYLFATLPGFIGSLIGEKLCRFYSPVHLLILTELLGLTALLFPLLGIHYHSVTALLAVQSTETLLTGMSWPALTLLFKRALTADELPAATCLENVIFASQVLLGMGLGIVLFDYLPVLTLLAIDAASFIGSLVMLSLAGSALTLRAAGPAKTTTSEPLHWKRLSVQQKRSLLLLPALAAVGAPAMALLPALAQQIHPTNAAGLALPLLFARSLGQLCGPMLLNRDSLPRYANRNRPLLTCLSLFLLAYGLIPLCAGVQTAALGMIFVAHLVSNIVFAAGTYGVLSHFETRQVSAASGKAWRWQTLSASVFTCFAAVLAATLGAGQALYIVSASALIMVAAVMARYRE from the coding sequence ATGAACACCCTTTTGTATGCGCTCTTTGAAGCGCTGCGACGCCATCGTTGGCTTCGCATGCTAGCCTGTGCGTTCGTCTTTACCTCTCTGGGGAATGGCTTAACGCAGGTCGTTATCTTTGGCTTGCTGTTGAGCTGGAAAGCCCCCGCCTCATTGCTCACAGTCGCTTATCTTTTCGCGACCTTACCGGGATTTATTGGCAGCCTGATAGGGGAAAAACTCTGCCGGTTTTACTCACCTGTTCATCTGTTGATACTGACGGAGCTTTTAGGCCTAACGGCTCTGCTCTTTCCCCTGCTGGGCATTCATTATCACAGCGTCACGGCGTTATTAGCCGTTCAGTCAACGGAAACTCTGCTTACCGGGATGAGCTGGCCTGCCCTCACTCTGCTGTTTAAGCGAGCTTTAACCGCAGACGAACTCCCTGCCGCCACCTGTCTGGAAAATGTGATTTTTGCTTCGCAAGTGCTGTTAGGAATGGGGTTGGGGATTGTGCTGTTTGACTATCTGCCGGTACTGACGCTGTTGGCCATAGACGCCGCCAGCTTTATCGGTTCTCTCGTGATGTTATCGCTGGCTGGAAGCGCGCTGACGTTAAGGGCGGCAGGTCCTGCAAAAACCACGACGTCAGAACCGTTGCACTGGAAGAGACTCTCTGTGCAACAGAAACGCAGCCTCCTGCTTCTTCCGGCTCTGGCAGCCGTGGGGGCGCCCGCGATGGCACTGCTTCCCGCGCTAGCGCAGCAAATCCACCCGACCAACGCAGCGGGGCTGGCACTCCCTTTGCTGTTTGCCCGTAGCCTCGGCCAACTGTGCGGACCGATGCTGTTGAATAGAGACAGCCTTCCGCGCTACGCAAATCGCAATCGTCCTTTGCTAACCTGCCTGAGCCTCTTTTTACTGGCTTATGGGCTGATTCCGCTTTGTGCGGGAGTCCAGACAGCGGCCCTGGGGATGATTTTTGTCGCTCATTTGGTCTCAAACATTGTGTTTGCAGCCGGAACCTATGGGGTATTGAGTCATTTTGAGACGCGACAGGTTTCAGCCGCGAGCGGTAAAGCATGGCGGTGGCAAACTCTTAGTGCGTCCGTGTTCACCTGTTTTGCAGCAGTGCTTGCTGCAACGCTTGGGGCCGGTCAGGCGTTGTATATCGTGTCCGCCAGCGCGTTAATAATGGTGGCAGCAGTGATGGCGCGTTACCGGGAATAA
- the yifK gene encoding transporter, which translates to MAEKKPELQRGLEARHIELIALGGTIGVGLFMGSASTLKWAGPSVLLAYIVAGLFVFFIMRSMGEMLFLEPVAGSFAVYAHRYMSPFFGYLTAWSYWFMWMVVGISEITAIGVYVQFWFPDMVQWIPALIAVGLVALANLAAVRLYGEIEFWFAMIKVTTIIVMIVVGLGVIFFGFGNGGQAIGFGNLTEHGGFFAGGWKGFLTALCIVVASYQGVELIGITAGEAKNPQVTLRSAVGKVLWRILIFYVGAIFVIVTIFPWNQIGTTGSPFVLTFAKIGITAAAGIINFVVLTAALSGCNSGMYSCGRMLYALANNRQLPAAVGKVSRSGVPVAGVAISIGILLVGSCLNYIIPNPQRVFVYVYSASVLPGMVPWFVILISQLRFRQAHKEAIASHPFRSIMFPWANYLTMAFLICVLIGMYFNEDTRMSLFVGMIFMAAVSVGYKIFGLSRHA; encoded by the coding sequence ATGGCAGAGAAAAAACCTGAGCTACAGCGTGGGCTGGAAGCTCGACACATTGAATTGATAGCGCTTGGCGGCACCATCGGCGTTGGCCTGTTTATGGGCTCCGCCAGTACGCTGAAATGGGCGGGTCCGTCCGTTTTGCTGGCATATATTGTCGCCGGGTTATTCGTCTTCTTTATCATGCGCTCGATGGGTGAAATGCTGTTCCTTGAGCCAGTTGCCGGGTCATTTGCCGTCTACGCGCACCGCTACATGAGTCCCTTCTTTGGCTATCTCACGGCCTGGTCCTACTGGTTTATGTGGATGGTGGTGGGGATATCAGAAATTACCGCGATAGGGGTTTACGTCCAGTTCTGGTTCCCGGATATGGTGCAGTGGATACCCGCCTTGATAGCCGTGGGGTTGGTGGCATTAGCTAACCTCGCTGCCGTGCGTTTGTACGGCGAAATTGAGTTCTGGTTTGCAATGATCAAGGTCACCACCATTATCGTGATGATTGTCGTGGGTCTGGGCGTGATTTTCTTTGGCTTTGGTAACGGCGGTCAGGCGATTGGTTTCGGGAATCTGACCGAGCACGGCGGCTTCTTTGCCGGCGGCTGGAAAGGTTTTCTGACGGCGCTCTGCATTGTGGTCGCATCTTATCAGGGCGTAGAGCTGATTGGGATCACCGCGGGTGAAGCGAAAAACCCACAGGTCACGCTGCGCAGCGCAGTGGGTAAGGTGCTGTGGCGTATCCTGATTTTCTATGTGGGCGCGATTTTCGTTATCGTAACGATCTTCCCGTGGAACCAAATTGGCACTACCGGCAGCCCGTTCGTGCTCACCTTCGCTAAAATTGGCATCACTGCAGCAGCGGGGATCATTAACTTTGTGGTGCTGACCGCAGCGCTATCCGGCTGTAACAGCGGAATGTACAGCTGCGGGCGTATGCTCTACGCATTAGCCAACAATCGTCAGTTGCCGGCAGCCGTTGGAAAAGTCTCCCGTTCAGGCGTACCGGTTGCGGGCGTGGCTATTTCCATTGGCATTCTGCTGGTCGGGTCGTGCCTGAACTACATTATTCCGAATCCGCAGCGCGTGTTTGTTTACGTCTATAGCGCAAGCGTGCTGCCGGGCATGGTCCCGTGGTTCGTTATCTTGATCAGTCAGCTGCGTTTTCGCCAGGCGCATAAAGAAGCGATTGCCAGCCATCCGTTCCGCTCCATTATGTTCCCGTGGGCTAACTATTTGACGATGGCATTTCTGATTTGTGTTTTGATTGGCATGTATTTCAATGAAGACACTCGCATGTCGCTGTTTGTCGGCATGATCTTTATGGCTGCAGTGTCGGTCGGATACAAGATTTTTGGCCTGAGTCGGCACGCTTAA
- the tagA gene encoding UDP-N-acetyl-D-mannosaminuronic acid transferase gives MTDNTSAPVYALRGLQLIGWRDMQHALDFLCAADGQIKSGTLVAINAEKMLAIEDNAEVKDLIDAAEFKYADGISVVRSIRKKFPEARVSRVAGADLWEALMARAGAANTPVFLIGGKPEILSQTEQKLRTQWNVNIVGSQDGYFKPEDRQALFERVRDSGAKIVTVAMGSPRQEILMRDCRLICPDALYMGVGGTYDVFTGHVKRAPKVWQNLGLEWLYRLLSQPSRITRQIKLLRYLAWHYTGKM, from the coding sequence ATGACTGACAATACTTCTGCGCCAGTGTACGCGCTGCGCGGCCTGCAACTCATTGGCTGGCGTGATATGCAGCATGCGCTGGATTTTTTATGCGCTGCTGATGGACAGATAAAATCCGGTACGCTGGTGGCGATTAACGCGGAGAAGATGCTGGCCATTGAGGATAACGCTGAAGTGAAAGACCTCATTGATGCGGCAGAATTCAAATATGCCGATGGCATCAGCGTTGTGCGCTCTATTCGTAAGAAATTCCCTGAGGCGCGTGTTTCACGCGTGGCGGGCGCGGATCTGTGGGAAGCCTTAATGGCGCGTGCCGGGGCTGCCAATACGCCAGTATTTCTTATCGGTGGCAAGCCAGAAATTCTTTCACAAACAGAGCAGAAACTGCGTACGCAGTGGAACGTGAATATCGTGGGAAGTCAGGACGGCTACTTCAAACCGGAAGATCGTCAGGCGCTTTTTGAACGCGTCCGTGACAGCGGTGCAAAGATTGTGACCGTTGCGATGGGCTCCCCGCGTCAGGAGATTCTGATGCGCGACTGCCGACTGATTTGCCCTGATGCGCTCTATATGGGCGTGGGCGGCACGTACGATGTCTTTACCGGTCATGTAAAACGTGCACCGAAAGTGTGGCAAAATTTAGGGCTTGAGTGGCTGTATCGTCTGCTTTCTCAGCCAAGTCGCATCACGCGACAGATTAAACTCCTGCGGTACCTCGCCTGGCATTACACCGGCAAAATGTAA